A stretch of the Vigna radiata var. radiata cultivar VC1973A chromosome 7, Vradiata_ver6, whole genome shotgun sequence genome encodes the following:
- the LOC106765898 gene encoding AT-hook motif nuclear-localized protein 17-like — protein sequence MVESDIVFPSSSSLSSFDHSTDTDSVAGSPSLQKPSSSTTRHHHLSRKKKLGRPVGSKNKPKPLLVIDKANKNVVKPVFIEVPETYDVIRTIVKFARHHQVSIIVLNASGTVSNVTIRNSHYYASPFTLYGPFKLISLTGTYIHNTSLSSTLNNDPHCSFAISVSGIKEQCFIGRVGGKVVAENGVMVAAVIVNNF from the coding sequence ATGGTTGAATCTGATATTGTGTTTCCATcatcctcttctctttcttcttttgaccACTCCACTGATACTGATAGTGTTGCTGGTTCACCCTCTCTGCAGaaaccatcatcttcaacaACTCGTCACCACCATctatcaagaaagaaaaaacttggTAGACCCGTAGGTTCTAAGAACAAGCCAAAACCACTACTTGTGATTGACAAAGCCAATAAGAATGTTGTAAAACCTGTTTTCATTGAAGTTCCTGAAACCTATGATGTGATTAGGACAATTGTTAAATTCGCTCGTCATCACCAAGTTAGCATCATAGTGCTGAACGCATCAGGAACTGTTTCCAATGTCACTATTCGTAACTCTCACTATTATGCTTCTCCTTTCACTCTTTATGGACCTTTCAAATTAATTTCCCTCACTGGTACCTACATACATAATACTTCTTTATCATCAACCCTTAACAACGACCCTCATTGTTCTTTTGCCATTTCTGTTTCTGGAATCAAAGAACAATGCTTTATTGGAAGAGTTGGAGGAAAAGTTGTTGCAGAAAATGGAGTTATGGTGGCAGCTGTTATTGTGAACAACTTTTAA